A segment of the Asinibacterium sp. OR53 genome:
GATGATTGTCACTGACTGTTGGATTTCTGGCCAGGCTTCTGTAATTTGGCTTTAGCGGTAAGTCCATTACATATAGTTATGCTTATTTAAATATCATGACAGATAAATCAATTGTGAAAGAACGACAGCAACCGTTAATGAGCACTTATCTTGAAAACCCCGGTGCTGCCTGGATTACAGATGTAGCTATTATAGAGGGAAAAGACCTTAACGATCCGCTTCATACTTCCGTCTCGATTAACGAGGAACTTACATTAGATTTTCCAATAGGAGTACATAGGGCTGTTGGCGGCTATCACGATTTCCCCAATCCGGGCGACTTACTTTGCGCTGCAACTACTTCTTTGAAAAGGCTCAGTTTTTTTATTCGAAAATGATAAGGCTTCATTCATACATTACTTCATATTGAGTTATTCGATTGCTTACATCTTCTGTAACAATTCTTTTAATATCTGCAAGCATTTGACTCATATACGGGAGTTTGTATTGTTTTACTAAGTCAATGTGTTCTGAATATGTCTTTGGTAATTATTGTATCTCTTGGGAAATCCCCTTTGCTAAATTTGTAAGCCATTTCATTACCTGTATTACATTCATATTTGTTTCCTGGCTCATATTCCTGACAAAAGCACTATCTCCTTGTAGTTGTATTTGTTTTTCCAGGATCAGGTTTACCCTTTCAAGTAACGGGTTATTAAGTCTGATAATTTTTCTTATTTCTCGACCAATTACTATAGCTGCAATTTCCTGTAAGCTTTGTTCATTGAAAGTTGCCTCATCTGTCATAAACAGATCTAGGTTTTCATCGCTGTAAATCAAGTCTGAATGAAGATCAAAGAAATGGTTGATGATGTTGGCAATATCCCTTGAATCCTTAAGCCTTTGATCCGGTCTGTCGTCAAATGCAATGAGTTTCAATAATACAATGGAAGGGAGCGTAGCCACCTGGAATGTATGTCCTGTTTCCATGATTACTTCCTGTGTACCGGTATCATATACTTCTTTAAACCCGTTAACTTTTATACTTGTCAACCCTGCACCCTCCAGTTGTATGCTGTCATCTATTTCAATTTCACCAAAAGGAAGAATATCGACCTGCACACCACCCAGTGTAATCATAACAAAGGAATTCGCTTTTGTTTCTTGAAAATGTTTATGATCTTTGAGGTATTGTCTTACTGTTTCATACTCGGCCTTACTTCCCACCATTGCCGCGAAATCAACATCTTTTGTTTTCCTGAACTCTTTGTTTCCCCGTGCATACCAGATATCCCGTGCAATCGCACCTATCAGATAATAATCAATGTTTAAATGTTTGAATACTTCTTCCAACGCATCAAAAACTTCTTTTAATTCCCCTTCCTTAACGTCGTTCAAATTCATCTCTTAAATATTTATCGTAAATGATTTGTGCAGTTTCTATACATCTTGGATCATCTGTTATTACCAGGTCAGCATATACCAGTATCAGTGGGGCGGTATTCAAATTATCTTCAGCAATAAATTTTTCGTTCCAGAACTTTCTATATATCTCTATATTTCCTTTCGCATCAGGAATAAACTTGAATCTGCGTAACATATCAGTTTTGACGAGTGTAGTGTACAGCGTATAAATTTCCGGGTGTAGGTATTTCGTTATTCTTTCTGCTGCTGGTTCTCCACCTACAGTTATTTCATCATTAATAAATGCAGGGCCGAAAAGGTTATGTGCAGTGTCATTATTAGTAAACCTGAAATTACCTATGAGCAGCGCCGGTTTAAGTATTTCCCGGTATCCCGCTATCCATCTTTCCAGCAATGCCTTTTTATTTTGAAGTAGGCATTTTCTATCATCCATCCGCAATATGTAACCTGCTTCTTTTAATCCATCAATGATATATTTGATATTACCTAAAGCTATGCCTGTGATTTCTGCGGTCTGGCGGTAAGGTTGATTGAGTGCATGTTCGTTTAGCATCAGGTAAAAAACCGCTTTCAAACCTGTTTTGGTAAATGCCCGGTTGGTCACCGCCTTTTTCTTGTCCTCTTTCTGTTTATTCCCTTCCTGCCATATCATAATATTATCGTGATCAAGGTATATATTGCCTGCTGTATCAAGGTAACCGATGCCTTTTTTTCGTAACTGTTCTTTCGTAGCCGGGTATATCCGGTCTGCTACAATCATGTAGGGTTCATATTTTTTAGCCCTGGCTTCTATATCGGGTAACTGGTAGGGTTTTATTTCTTTTTTGATCTCGGCAAAAACACGCATATGCTTATTGCGAAAATCAAAATCTATTTCCCCATCCTCCCGGTAAATTGTAGGTTTGAACTTCCCTTGAAACCCGGTTTGAGTAAACAGATTATCTAAAGCCTCTATTACAATGTCTTCTGTGTTCATTTTTTATTAATGTTCATTTTCAGTGAACAAGCAAATATAATGAACAAAATGTAAGATAACAATTAAATTATGCGACATGTTCATTTATTTACAATGTTCATTATCAGTGAACAAGTGGTATAAGTGAACAGTACGAATGGGCCTGATGGTGTCGCAAATTGCGATGCCCCGATTTCAGCCTCATTTACAATGAGTTGCATTTGAGGTAAAAAAGCAGGTTGAAATTCTTGCCTAACATAACACATGATTTCAGGTTAAAATTAGAACCGGAATTACCCTTAGAAAATGCATGTTCAAAAACAGAACATGTTAATTTACAGTGCGTTGGAGTATGTTTAGTGAGTCACATTATAAAAAAATTACTACTCATGAATTACTCACTGGAAATATGGGCTTCTATGTACATTTTGAGCGATAGTCAAAAATGAAAAAGCCCGTAAACATTGAATTTGCGGGCTTTTGCTTCATTTTAAATTGTAACCTGGCAGAGAGGAAGGGATTCGAACCCTCGATACGGTTTCCCGTATACACACTTTCCAGGCGTGCTCCTTCAACCACTCGGACACCTCTCTGTGCTTTTTTAGGACGGCAAAAATAAAGCTTCGTGACTCAGTTTCCGAATATTTTTTGAGCATTGGCCGTGGTAATGGTCGCTATTTCTTCTACGGTTACCCCTTTTACTTCTGCCAACTTCTCCACCACATATTGCAAATAACTGCTTTCATTGCGTTTGCCCCTGAAGGGAACAGGGGTAAGATAAGGTGCATCTGTTTCGAGCACCAGGTATTCCATACGAACCTTTTCCAGCGCTGCCGGCAGGCCCGCATTCTTATAAGTGAGTACCCCACCGATACCCAGCATAAAACCCATATCCGTGATCTGCTTCGCCGATTCGGTACTGCCGCTGAAACAATGAAAAATACCCCTGAGTCCCTTTACAGCAAAGGGTTTTACCATTTCAATGGTCTCCTGCATAGCATTGCGGGTGTGGATCACAATGGGCAGGTTACGCTTCAAAGCCCATTGCATTTGCAGCGTAAATGCTTCCTGCTGTTCTTTGGTATAAGTCTTATCCCAATAATAATCAAGGCCAATCTCCCCAACAGCAACAAAGGGCCTTTTCTCCAGCCATTCTTCCACTACCGCCAGTTCGTTGCGGTATCCTGCATTCACCGAACAGGGATGCAGCCCCATCATCGCCACACAAACGCCCGGATACCTTGCTTCAAGGTCCAGCATGGCTTTGTGGGTGCTATCATCGATCGCAGGTAAATAAAACCGGGAAACACCGTATTGCACGGCGCGTTCTATCACAACATCTATATCTGCCGCAAACTCGGCTGAATACAAATGGCAATGGGTATCTATCAGGTTCATGATGCAAAAATCAAAACTCACAACTGAAATGTCAAAAATGGTTTTGTATGCTGGCTTTTAGATGCTTTCAAACCGGTATCCTTCCTGTTTAAAATGAGCCAAAACGCGCGGTAATGCATATTGCAGGCGATCCCATGCTTTGGCGCTGTCATGAAATACAATGATGGAGCCGGGTTTGGCATATTGTAATACATACGACAAACTCGTTTCGGGTGAAAGGCCGGTATCAAAATCACCGCTCAGCACAGACCACATGATCACACGCATGTTTGGATGTGCCGCTTTCAATTGCCGGTACTGCGAACGGCGGATCCTTCCATACGGGGGTCTGAAAAGCGTTGAATGGATATGTTCAGCAGCGAGGTTGATATCCTTGATATACGCTTGGTCAGGGGTTTTCCATCCATTCAAGTGATGCTGGGTATGGTTGCCAACAGCATGTCCTTCGCGGATGATCCGCTCGTAAATAGCGGGGTGAGCCATCACGTTCTTGCCAATGCAAAAAAAACTCGCTTTGGCGCCATATTGTTGCAGTTGGTCGAGTACAAAAGGCGTGGCCGTTTCATGCGGACCATCATCGAAACTCAAATACAGTACTTTCTCTTTTACAGGTATCTGCCAAACCAGCTTTGGATACAAAGCACGTAACCACCATGGGGTATGAACGAGGTACATAGTATAAAGATAACGCGTCTCTTCTAATCGTCATCCTGAGCGAGCGAAGCGAGTCGAAGGACCTGCTGAACATTCGGGCAGATCCCTCGGCTGCCCCTTCGACTCGCTTCGCTCGCTCAGGGTGACGTTGCTCGGGATGACGATCAAAGGAAATCGCCATTAGTCTTTTATCTTTGCGGCATGAACAGCAGAAAAGTGCGCGTACGTTTCGCCCCCTCGCCTACGGGCGGTCTCCACCTGGGTGGCGTGAGAACCGTTTTATTCAATTATCTCTTTGCCAAACAACACGGCGGTGATTTTATCCTTAGGATAGAAGACACCGACCAGACCCGCTTTGTTCCCGGTGCCGAAGCTTATATTTTCAATACCCTCAACTGGTGCGGACTCACACCTGATGAGAGCCCTGTTCATGGTGGCCCCTTTGCACCTTATCGCCAGAGCGAAAGAAAAGCCAGTTACCGTGCGTATGCCGAAGAACTGGTAAAGAACGGATACGCATACTATGCTTTCGATACACCCGAAGAGCTGGAACAGATGCGTGCCCAGTTTAAAACAGCAGAGAACCCATCGCCGCAATACAACCAGCACATACGTACCAAAATGCGTAACTCACTCACACTCGATGCAGCTGCTGTTGCTCAATTGCTGAAAGAGGGTATTCCGCATGTGATACGCATCAAAATGCCCGAACAGGAAACCGTTCACTTCACCGATATGATTCGTGGTGAAGTATCGTTCCATACTTCTCAGGTAGATGATAAAGTACTACTGAAAGCAGACGGCATGCCCACTTATCATCTCGCCGTAGTGGTGGATGATTACCTGATGCAGATCAGTCACGCTTTCCGCGGGGAAGAATGGCTTCCCTCTGCACCGGTGCATTTGTTGTTATGGAAATACCTGGGATGGGAAGCGCAGATGCCGCAATGGGCGCACCTGCCCCTGATCCTCAAACCCGAAGGCAATGGCAAACTGAGCAAACGCGATGGCGACCGTCTCGGGTTCCCGGTATTTGCGATGGACTGGACAGATCCCAAATCGAACGAGCTCACCATTGGCTTCAAAGAGCGGGGATTCCTGCCCGAAGCTTTTGTGAACCTGCTGGCCATGTTAGGCTGGAACGATGGTACCGACCAGGAAATTTTTTCGCTCGATGAATTGGTGGAGAAATTTTCTATCGAACGCGTGCACAAAGCCGGTGCGAAATTCGATTATGAGAAAGCCAAATGGTTCAACCACGAGTGGATCAAACGCACCGAAGCGCGGCATCTCCTCCCTGCTGTAAAAGAAATATTGGCCGCCGACCGCATGATGGTTACCGATGACGCCCTGTTAGCAAAAATCATCGACCTCGTTAAAGAACGTTGCACCCTGTTAACCGATTTTACACAACAAGCTTCTTTCTTTTTTGCACTGCCCGCAGAGATGGATATTGCTG
Coding sequences within it:
- a CDS encoding type IV toxin-antitoxin system AbiEi family antitoxin gives rise to the protein MNTEDIVIEALDNLFTQTGFQGKFKPTIYREDGEIDFDFRNKHMRVFAEIKKEIKPYQLPDIEARAKKYEPYMIVADRIYPATKEQLRKKGIGYLDTAGNIYLDHDNIMIWQEGNKQKEDKKKAVTNRAFTKTGLKAVFYLMLNEHALNQPYRQTAEITGIALGNIKYIIDGLKEAGYILRMDDRKCLLQNKKALLERWIAGYREILKPALLIGNFRFTNNDTAHNLFGPAFINDEITVGGEPAAERITKYLHPEIYTLYTTLVKTDMLRRFKFIPDAKGNIEIYRKFWNEKFIAEDNLNTAPLILVYADLVITDDPRCIETAQIIYDKYLRDEFERR
- the gltX gene encoding glutamate--tRNA ligase, translated to MNSRKVRVRFAPSPTGGLHLGGVRTVLFNYLFAKQHGGDFILRIEDTDQTRFVPGAEAYIFNTLNWCGLTPDESPVHGGPFAPYRQSERKASYRAYAEELVKNGYAYYAFDTPEELEQMRAQFKTAENPSPQYNQHIRTKMRNSLTLDAAAVAQLLKEGIPHVIRIKMPEQETVHFTDMIRGEVSFHTSQVDDKVLLKADGMPTYHLAVVVDDYLMQISHAFRGEEWLPSAPVHLLLWKYLGWEAQMPQWAHLPLILKPEGNGKLSKRDGDRLGFPVFAMDWTDPKSNELTIGFKERGFLPEAFVNLLAMLGWNDGTDQEIFSLDELVEKFSIERVHKAGAKFDYEKAKWFNHEWIKRTEARHLLPAVKEILAADRMMVTDDALLAKIIDLVKERCTLLTDFTQQASFFFALPAEMDIAAVKPKWDDKKNLFFTELIRSFQLSTLWEAGGLEATFKELAAANQLKPGELMLPLRIMLVGGKYGPGVFDIAAILGKEETIRRITHTLSLLEHA
- a CDS encoding nucleotidyl transferase AbiEii/AbiGii toxin family protein → MNLNDVKEGELKEVFDALEEVFKHLNIDYYLIGAIARDIWYARGNKEFRKTKDVDFAAMVGSKAEYETVRQYLKDHKHFQETKANSFVMITLGGVQVDILPFGEIEIDDSIQLEGAGLTSIKVNGFKEVYDTGTQEVIMETGHTFQVATLPSIVLLKLIAFDDRPDQRLKDSRDIANIINHFFDLHSDLIYSDENLDLFMTDEATFNEQSLQEIAAIVIGREIRKIIRLNNPLLERVNLILEKQIQLQGDSAFVRNMSQETNMNVIQVMKWLTNLAKGISQEIQ
- a CDS encoding polysaccharide deacetylase family protein, with the protein product MYLVHTPWWLRALYPKLVWQIPVKEKVLYLSFDDGPHETATPFVLDQLQQYGAKASFFCIGKNVMAHPAIYERIIREGHAVGNHTQHHLNGWKTPDQAYIKDINLAAEHIHSTLFRPPYGRIRRSQYRQLKAAHPNMRVIMWSVLSGDFDTGLSPETSLSYVLQYAKPGSIIVFHDSAKAWDRLQYALPRVLAHFKQEGYRFESI
- a CDS encoding TatD family hydrolase, producing MNLIDTHCHLYSAEFAADIDVVIERAVQYGVSRFYLPAIDDSTHKAMLDLEARYPGVCVAMMGLHPCSVNAGYRNELAVVEEWLEKRPFVAVGEIGLDYYWDKTYTKEQQEAFTLQMQWALKRNLPIVIHTRNAMQETIEMVKPFAVKGLRGIFHCFSGSTESAKQITDMGFMLGIGGVLTYKNAGLPAALEKVRMEYLVLETDAPYLTPVPFRGKRNESSYLQYVVEKLAEVKGVTVEEIATITTANAQKIFGN